The Tessaracoccus aquimaris sequence CAGCTTGCGCAGGAAGTCGTTGTCCGGGGTGTTCGGGTCCGTCGGCCCTGCCGGCGCCACCGTCATCCAGATGTGGTTGATGTCGCCTGCGCCCGCGATGTCGGCGAGTTGGACGGTCTCCCCCGGGCGCAGGGTGACCCGGTCCTCGTTGCCTCCTGATGCGTCATAGGAGGACACCCTCCGACGTTTGGTGTCACGCAGCCTGGGAAGATCCCGGAGGCTGGAACCGTAGCTACCGTAATTGCTCATCGATTCGTCTGCCCTTCGTTGGGGTCCTGGACCATCCGGCCCGGGGAAAACCTGAGAAATCGTTTTCACTGACCCTACGACCGTCGTTGCGGCGACGTCAACCACAAAGGGCAAGAAATGTGTCCCAGATCGGATTGCGTACGCGTCCTCTGGCCACGCGGAGATGGTGATCCCCCACAGGAGGGTGCCCCCGCCGGGCTCCCCGTGCCAGGGGTGCGAGCGCCCGGCCTGAAGAGCGCGTGCTCACCACGGACTATGGCCCCGCCCGCGGCCGCCCTTGCGCGCCCGAATATCCTGGGTAGCAGGCGGATGCTGGAAGTAGAGGTGGAGTGAGATGTTCAGCGGATTGATCACGATGATGTTCATCTTCGTGATGATCTCTGTGATCCTGAGCGTCACCAGGGGCAATCGTCCACGCCTCGGCGACAGCGGTTACCCACCTCAGCCCCTCGATCCCCGCCCGCGCCCGCAGATCAGCCAGTGGGGCGGCGGCCTCGGCGGCCCCTACGCGCAGCAGCCCTACGGGCAGCAGCCGTTCCCGATGATGGGCCAGCCGTATGGCGACCCGGCGGCCAGGCAGCCGATGTCGCAGGGTTCCCGTGAGGCGATCGACCGCGACATCACGAGCTTCGGCGAGGAACTGCGCGACCTTGACCTCGAGGTCGTCGGGATGCCCCTCGATGACGCGACGCAGGCCGACTACACCTCGGCCCTTGACGCCTACGACGGTGCGAAGCAGCAGTTGGCGACGGCTCAGTCCAACGCCGACGTCAAACGGATCGCCGAGATCATGGAGGGCGGCCGCTACTCGGTGGCCTGCGTCCGCGCCAGGGTGAAGGGCGAGGCCGTGCCCGAACATCGTCCGCCGTGCTTCTTCGACCCCTCTCACGGCGTCTCCGTCGCCAACGTCTCCTGGGCACCGCCCGGGGGTGCTCCCCGCGACGTGCCCGCCTGCGCGGCAGACGCGCAACGCATCCGCACCGGCAACGACCCGTCGATCCGGATGGTCTACGCCGGGCAGCGTCAGGTCCCCTACTGGGAGGACCAGCAGCACGCGGCATGGGCGCAGGGCTACTACGGGCGCTACGGCGGCGACCCCGCGCTCCGCACCATCACGCACGGAGCCTTGATGATCGGCGGCTTCTCGCTGCTGATGGGCCTGCTCGACGACTGAGCCGCCCGCTCAGATCTCTTCGTAGGGCGCCGCGCGAGCTTATGCGGGACAGGTAGCGCGCCTGCTCCGGGTCGGCGGAAACGTCGGGCGCCATGCTCGCTCCCCCTCCGTGGACGACCCGCGCCGATCGCACAGGGGCCACTCGCCCCAGGGGCTGTGGGATTCCCACAAGGGAGGGCCCCGATCTTCGGATGGACGCGTGATAAGCATCGATGCCTCAGAAGGTAGCGTTGGAAACAACCTACGGTCGCGTAGGTTACGCCTGAGGAGTGCCATTGAACACCGCCGCAACATCCATCCGTGAGGCCCGTGATCTGCTGCTCGGGCTCAGAGGCGAGGGGGATCGGGCGCGCGCCGAGTTCGAGTGGCCACGCATCTCCGGGCGGTTCAACTGGGCGATCGACTGGTTCGACGCGATGGCCCGCGGCAACGACTCCCCCGCGCTATGGCTGCGCGACCTGGAGGGCGTCGACCACGTGTTCAGCTTCGCCCAGATGGCGGACCGCTCCGACCGGCTGGCCACCTGGCTGGCGGCGCAGGGCGTCGGTAAGGGCGACGCGGTAATGGTCGTGCTCGGCAACCAGGTCGAACTGTGGGACGCGATGCTTGCCGTCATGAAGCTCGGCGCCATCGTGCTGCCGACCGCGCAGGCGCTGCAGTCCTTCGACCTGGAGTTGCGGGTGCCCCGCGCGGGAGTCACTGCCGTGATCGCCAACCCCGAGGACGAGGCGAAGTTCGGCGACATCTCGAACATCGTCACCGTCACCACCGGCGCGGCGCACGGCCGCTGGCGCGCGATGGCCGACGCGCAACTGCTGCCCGCAGAGCCCCACGAGGTCGTCACCGACGCAGGCGACCCGTGCCTGTACTACTTCACCTCCGGCACGACCAAGGACCCGAAACTCGTGGTGCACACGCACCTCAGCTACCCCGTCGGCCACCTGTCGACCATGTACTTCATCGGCGTGCGCCCAGGCGACGTGCACCTGAACATCTCCTCCCCAGGCTGGGGCAAGCACGCCTGGTCGAGCTTCTTCTCCCCGTGGCTGGCCGGTGCGACCGTGTTCAGCTACGCCTACGACCGCTTCGACGCGTCGGAACTGCTCCGTACGCTCGAGGAGTGCCAGGTCACGACGCTGTGTGGGCCGCCGACGGTGTGGCGGATGATGATCAAGGCCGACCTCGGCGAGCGCCCGTCGGCGCTGCGCGAGGTGGTCGGCGCGGGCGAACCGCTCAATCCCGAGGTGATCTCCGCGGTCGAGCGGGCCTGGGGCCTGACCATCCGCGACGGCTACGGGCAGACCGAGACGACCTGCACCGTCGGCAACGCGCCCGGCGAGCAGGTGCGACCGGGCTCAATGGGCAAGCCCATGCCTGGCGTGCGCCTCGAGATCGTCGACCCCGACACCGGCGAGGAGTCGTCCACCGGCGAGATCACGCTTCCGCTCGAGCCATGGCCGTTCAACCTGACGCCCGGCTACCTGGACGGCTCCCCCACCGCGCAGGCCGACGGCAGGTACCACTCGGGCGACCTGGTCACCGTCTCCGATGACGGTTACCTGACCTACGTCGGTCGC is a genomic window containing:
- a CDS encoding AMP-binding protein, which codes for MPLNTAATSIREARDLLLGLRGEGDRARAEFEWPRISGRFNWAIDWFDAMARGNDSPALWLRDLEGVDHVFSFAQMADRSDRLATWLAAQGVGKGDAVMVVLGNQVELWDAMLAVMKLGAIVLPTAQALQSFDLELRVPRAGVTAVIANPEDEAKFGDISNIVTVTTGAAHGRWRAMADAQLLPAEPHEVVTDAGDPCLYYFTSGTTKDPKLVVHTHLSYPVGHLSTMYFIGVRPGDVHLNISSPGWGKHAWSSFFSPWLAGATVFSYAYDRFDASELLRTLEECQVTTLCGPPTVWRMMIKADLGERPSALREVVGAGEPLNPEVISAVERAWGLTIRDGYGQTETTCTVGNAPGEQVRPGSMGKPMPGVRLEIVDPDTGEESSTGEITLPLEPWPFNLTPGYLDGSPTAQADGRYHSGDLVTVSDDGYLTYVGRTDDVFKASDYKISPFELESVLIEHPAVMEAAIVPAPDPLRLAVPKAYIALAPGFEPTEETAVSILRHAKENLAPYLRVRRVEFAELPKTISGKVRRVVLRAREHDPAVEVNDFRYENYPELRG